The Rhodospirillaceae bacterium genomic sequence TCAGCAAGCGCTATACCAACGGCATTGGCCAACCCTTGCCCTAAAGGGCCAGTAGTGGTTTCAATGCCTGACGCATGCCCATATTCTGGGTGGCCCGCTGTCCGGCTTCCCATTTGACGAAAATTTTTAATTTCATCCAAGGTCATATCCGCATAACCGCATAAATACAAAACCGCATACAACAACATCGATCCATGCCCTGCCGATAAAACAAAACGGTCGCGATTCGGCCAATGAGGGTCTTGGGGGTCGAATTTTAAAAATTGGGTGAACAAAACTGTTGCCACATCTGCCATTCCCATCGGCATCCCCGGATGCCCGCTTTGGGCTTTTTCAACCGCATCCATAGCTAACGCTCGGATGGCATTAGCCATATCTTGATCAGAAACGACGGAAGGCCTGGATCTATGATTCATGGGGACCTTTTAAAAAAAAGATGCAAATATAATCTTGGATCAGAACCGCTCATAAAGAGGCTCAAATATTTCAATCCATTATAAGCTATAAGATACAACCAAAAAATCAACAAAACGTTTGAAAAAGCATAAAAGATTTAATTTCGAAGATAGTTTTTGTTTCAAAACTGCCTATTCTCAACTCTGGTTTTGGATGCAGCCAAGATCATTTACACTTAGATTTACTAAAAATGGATGATTATTTGGCATGGATTTTATGTTCTTGATATATGATATAGAGCCCGCTGCCAATAATAATTCCTGCACCGCCAACCAGGTAATAATCGGGTATTTCTTGCCAGAAAAAATAACCGAGCATCCCCGAGAAAACAATTTCCATATAATCAAAAGGGGCAAGGATAACCGGGGAGGTTAACCGAAAGGCTTGTGTCATCATTAATTGGGCAATTCCCCCGATTAACCCTATGAGGCAAATCACCGCTAAATCACGGAAGGGTAAGGCTTGCCAGCCGATAATATCCTGCCGAACCAAGAAACTTTCGGGTTGTAACCACTGCCAGGGGATGGTAAGGCTGGCGCCAACCAAGCAAACAACCGTGAAATAAAAGGTGGTACTGCCCAAATTATCACGTTTTCCTAAATAGCGGATCATGGTGATGGATACAGCAAATAGGATAGCCGATGTTAGGGCAATCAGCGAGACAGGATTAAAAAGATCTGCACCAGGTCTGGTTATGAGTAACACTCCCGCAAAGCCAAATAAGATAGCCAACCAATATTGACGATTGATTTTTTCTTTTAAAAAAACAAACGCCAGAATTGGAATAAAAATAGTTCCGGCTAGAATCAGGGCAATCCCTTCCGCTAGAGGCAAAAGCTTCAACGAAATAAAAAAACAACCCATGGCAAAGAAACCAATGATGCCCCGTATTAATTGAAGCTTCAAATGGCGGGTTCGATAAAAACTTTGTTTTTGTATGATTTGGGAAAAAAGGATGATTGGCAACAATCCAATCAGCATTCGAAATAAAAGGATTTGACTAATGGGATAATTATCGCTGGTCAATTTAATTAACGCACTGCCCGTGCTGCTTAAGAATACTCCGGCTACCATTAAAAAGATCGCTAAAAAGGTACGATAACGTAGGGATGATTGGGACATTAGGGGGTCTTAAAAAATAGGTTGGATCAAAAATAAAAAAGCAGGGTTGAAGCCATAACATAACTGAAAAGAAGGTAACGCTAATAAATAAAAGTTAGGCGTACACGCTTAGATTTTATGAAATAAATGACTTGAATGACAAAGATAATGATGGCTGAAAAAAATCTAAAATCGGTGAAAGCAATCAAATTGATCAGCGAAACCAAGATAGCAACACTAAAATAGGTAATCGCTAAAGGGATAAATAAGCGTTTTTGTGCAAACATCCATAGCCACAGCCATAAAGTCAACAACATATTAATAGCGGCTATCCAGGTTTTTATAGATCCGGCATCAAAGTTACGGAGGAGTAAAATCAACAGGGAACTAACAAAACTTAAAATAATCAGCAAACAGGGAATAATCAAAAATCCCCCTAGGCCAAAATATTTTAAAGAATTGGGCGGGGAGGGACTATTGAAATACTTCCTTATCATATGGGGTGCCTGAGATTCCGGGTTTCTCAAATGACAAATGCAATGGGGTAGAAAGAAAGCCAGCAATTATTTTGCTGGCTTTCTTAAGAAAGTAAAAAAAGGACTTTTTATTCTTGGTTCATGGTTTCATTGGTACAAGCATCCAAGGTTTTACTGATCGAGCCATATTCAGCTACCACGACGGCAACCTCTTCCGGCATATTGCGGCCAAAAATAAATATCGATAAATCACAAGACACGCGGATGTTGGTGGTTGCAATTTGACTATCTGTCAGGGTAATCCCTAATTTAGGGCCTAACAGCTTGCTATAAACATCGGTTGGGGCATCTGGTTGATCTGGAAGTGACGGTTGTAAAATCCTTTTATCAGGATTTTGTTTGATCAACGCTTCTAAAGCTGGTGCACAAGCGGCTTTTTTATCGGCAGACAGCCAGGTTGAGCGGTAAATATCACAAAAATAAGCTGCTTCCAGTTTAATGGCTTGATCCACTGAAACAGCACCGTTTGTGAAAACAGTTGCATCCAGTGTGCCTAATTTTTCTTGGCAATAATTTAAATCTTGAGCAAGCTCCGTCGCACTCAATTTTTCCTTCGCAGCAACCAGCAAGCTTTGGCATACCTGCTCGGTCGTTAAAGTTGGTTGTGATGGAGGGGTGGTTTGGGCAGGTGGAGTTGTTGTTGGTTGTTGGGCGTAGGCGACCGCTGGCAGGAAAGCCGTGGCTAACAACGTAACGAATCGCACGGATTTAATTTTCAAAAACATTGCTGTCAAAATATGTTGCTCCATTTAATAAGGGTCATTAATTACATTTGAATATAGGATAAAACTTGGCCATTATAAAGTAACGAAAAGAATAGGAAAAACTATCATTTTATTTATCTAAGCCTCTCGATTTTTTTTGTTAGGCATTCATTAGGTTTCCGTTAATCTTGGCCGTCATCATCATCCATTTCTGTGATTAGTTTATCAATATTTCCTTGATTGAGATGCTGACGCCTTCTGGAAGTAACCGAGACTGTTTTGGCGATTTTTGAAAAATTTGTCAAATATTCTTCAATTTTTTGGGACAAAGGATCCAAATGTTGGTTAAAGAAATGATCGGCATTTGCCATTAAATGATATTGTAGATTAATCCCCCGTTGATGAGAAAGTTTCTTCAAAAGTTTTTCAACTGCTTCATGGGGGACAACTGCGTCGTTTTGCCCATGAACAATGAATCCAGAGGTTGGGCAGGGGGCTAGGAAAGAAAAATCATACATATTTGCGGGCAATCCAACCGCCACAAAACTTTCAATTTCCGGGCGACGCATTAGTAGTTGCATCGCAATCCACGCACCGAAAGAAAAACCAGCAATCCAACAACTTTTTGCATTGGGGTTGTAGTTTTGTAACCAATCGAGGGCAGCGGCAGCATCGCTTAGTTCACCCTCTCCATTATCAAATTGCCCTTGTGAACGGCCAATTCCACGGAAATTAAAGCGCAGTACCGAAAAACCTTGTTTCGAAAAAGTATTGTACAGGGTGTAAACCACTTTATTATTCATAGTTCCACCGTGCAAAGGGTGTGGATGTAAAATTAAAGCTACCCCTGCATCTGGTTGGCTGCTTGGCAGATAACGCGCTTCGATCCGCCCAGCAGGGCCATTAATAATAACATCTGGCATAATTATACTCGCTTTATAAAATGAAGAACCACCATAACTATTTTATCAAATAACGACAACCATTTTTTGGCGTTACCCGGGATAGATTTTGTAGCAAGAAAATATTGTCATGAAATAAGGGGGATTATATTCCAATAAAAAATTACAACAGGAATAAAATCATGACTTTATAATCAGCTATTTATAATATTTAGACGATAATTTTATTATCCCTGATAATTGTTCCGGATTAGGATAAAAAAGTTAAAAGATTTTTCATAGATACTGGAAGAAAATAGTGCACTATATTATTTAAACATTGCAATAGATCATGTAACTAACCCAACTATCAAGAATGTTGGCAAGAAATGATAGGGGAAAAATAGTTGCAATTGTTGAGTATAAGAGAAGAATTGTGAAAAAAATAATTCAGCAAATTGATTCGATGAAACTTCGGGATCCAGCCGCACGCTCCCGTTGGGAAATCGTTTTTTCTTATCCTGGGTTCCATATTTTATTTTTCTATCGTACGGCTTCTTGCCTATGGCATCACCGTCTTTATTTTCTAGCGCGGTGGGTTTCCCATTGGGGGCGTTGGTGTACGGGGATAGAAATCCATCCTGCTGCTAAAATCGGCAAACGATTATTTATTGATCATGGGATGGGGGTAGTCATTGGCGAGACAGCAGAAATTGAAGATGATGTTACCTTATATCATGCGGTGACATTAGGGGGTGTTGCACCTGCCGTAAATGCCTTGTCCCAAATTAACCGCAAGCGCCATCCTACGTTGAAAAACGGGGTGATCATTGGCGCGGGCGCACAGATTTTAGGCCCCATAACAATCGGCAGGAATGCCAGGGTCGGGGCAAATGCCGTGGTTTTACATGATGTGCCGGAAGATACCACGGTCAGCGGTATACCAGCCCGTGCTTTGCATAAGCCTCATCATGCGGCCAATAAATTTGCGGCTTATGGAATCTCTGACCATCATATCCCGGATCCGATTTTACATATTTTAGAAAATCAGCAACAAGAAATTTTGGAACTAAAGAAGAAAATGGATATGTTCATGACGGTAAAAGATAGATAAAATAAGTAATGAAACTGACTTTATAGCTTAAGAAAATATATGGGTTGTATTGGTAAAGAAAGGTCGTTCCTGTGCAAATGAAACGCATTTACTTTGACCATAATGCGATGTCCCCTATCCGCCCGCAAGTATTGACAGCTATGATGAAAATACTTGCACAAGTGGGCAATCCATCCTCTGTCCATTGGTATGGGCGGAAAGCTCATAATGGACTTGAAGAAGCAAGGGAAACAATCGCTCAATTATTTAAGGTGACGGCCAGTCGGTGCCTATTTACCGCCAGTTGTACGGAGGCCAATAATATGGTTTTATTGGGAAGCGGCTGCCAGCAAATTGCGATTTCCGCTACAGAACATGAATCGGTTAAAGCGGTCGTATCCAGCGCCCACGTGATCCCAGTTGATCAACAAGGGGTAACCGACCTCAATTATCTTGAACAATTTTTAAAAAAACAATTGGCTAAAACCCTAGTCTCGGTGATGATGGCGAACAGTGAAACAGGCGTTATTCAGCCGATTGATGATATCGCTGCCCTTTGCCAGAGATTTAATGCGTTACTTCATACCGATGCCACCCAAGCAATCGGCCGGCTTCCCTTGAGCAATCAAAAAATTGATTTTCTAACTTTTTCCTCCCATAAAATTGGTGGCCCGGTTGGATGTGGTGCTATTATCACGGGAAGTGGCGAAGAAGTTGCCCCTTTAATCAAAGGAGGGGGACAGGAACGTGGTAGGCGCGGTGGAACCGAGAATGTGGCTGCGGTCACTGGATTTTCTGTGGCGGCAAGTCAGGCTTTTGCAGAACAGGCAGAATTATATATTAGGTTAAAACAATGGCGGGATGAAATAGAAGAATATTTACTCCAATCCAATGCGGAAATTCTCATTCATGGTAAGGGTGCAGATCGTATTCCTAATACCAGCTGTTTTTCCATGCCTCATATAACGGGCATGCAGCAATTGATGAAATTGGATTTAGCGGGAATTGCAGTTAGTAGCGGCAGCGCCTGTTCATCAGGGAAAGTAAAAGAATCTGCGGTATTAAAGGCAATGGGTGTTCCCCAGGCGCATGTTGGGGGCGCGGTGCGGCTGAGTTTTGGTTGGGATACGACCCATAGGGAAATATCTGATTTTATTTCAATTTGGGAAAGATTATACCCAAGGATATAAAGACCAATTATTTTTATTTGTGCGTGTTATAGGTGTTAGATGGAACAACAGGTCCTTTACTTTGATTATCAGGCTTCAACACCAACGGATCCAAGGGTGGTTGAAAAAATGTTGCCTTGGTTCTCCAGGTATTTCGCCAATCCCCATGCTATTGATCATCAGCCGGGGCAGTTCGCCCAGCAAGCAATTGAAAATGCTCGGCAGCAGATTGCTGGTCTTATCGGGGCGGAGCCGCGTGAAATCATCTTTACCTCTGGGGCCACGGAATCCAATAATCTGGCTATCCTTGGCGGTATGAGGGGGATGGGGGGGCGTAAGAGACATCTGATCACCTGGGTGACGGAGCATAAATGTGTGTTGGAATCTGCCAGGCAATTGGAAAAAGAAGGGTTTCAAGTCACCTTTTTGCCCGTTCAAGCAGATGGATTGGTTCATTTGCAGGATTTAAAGCAGGCCATTCAGCCGGATACCGGGATGATTTCCCTCATGATGGTGAATAATGAAATCGGGGTTATTCAAGATGTTGATAAAATTGGCCAAATATGCAGGCAACAAGGCATATTGTTCCATTGTGACGCGGCGCAAGCGGTTGGTAAATTAGAGATTTCCGTTAACCCGATGAATATTGATCTTTTAAGTATCTCCGGCCATAAAATTTACGGGCCCAAGGGGATAGGCGCCTTATATATACGTCACCGGCCGCGGGTTCGTTTGCAGCCATTGTTTTATGGCGGCGGGCAGGAACGCGGCTTGCGTTCGGGTACCCTGCCAACCCCTTTATGCGTAGGTCTTGGGGCCGCCTGTGAGATTGCACAACAGGAGATGAGGCAGGATACGAAACATATAAAATCGCTGCAACAGCAATTATGGCGGGAATTGCAGAATGTTTTTCCAAGCATTCGATTAAACGGCCATGAACAGCAAAGATACGCAGGGAATCTTAATGTTTGTTTTACCCATTTGGCAGGTAAAAAGGTTTTAAATATGTTGCCGCAATTAGCTGTATCTTCAGGTTCCGCTTGTAGCGCCAGCGATATTGAACCTTCTTATGTATTGCAGGCTTTGGGGTTACCGAAAGATTTGGCCCAAGCTTCTATCCGTTTTAGTTTAGGCAGGTTTAGTCGCACGGAAGATATTCAACAAGCGATTGATTATTTACAAAACAAGTTATTGTAAATTTAAAAAATTCAAATTGGAAGGATAGTGGGGATATTTTGTCCTATTCAGGCATTTTTGTTATTCGGCGTCTTACCAAGAATTGATGAAGGTCGCCTTAACTCGCCGCGAACGCCGTAAATAAACGACGATACAAGCTATGGGTAACATCATTATTAATACAAGTAATACAATGCCCAGCATTGAATAAATATCAATATCTTTCCATAATGAAATTTCTACCATGGAAACACCCCAAAAATACACCCCAAGAGACCAAATTGTCTCAGTGATCAGAAAAAAGGTATATAGGGCAGGAAATTTTTTATTTTTAGTAAAAAGCAGGACAATTAAAAAACCAGCAAAAATTATATAGATCACCGCCATTATTTGGTAAATTAAAACCAAATAAAATAATTGCGTTAATGCCGGGTCTTCACTGTGCATCAGCAGTCTAAGATTATTAAAACCAAATCCTGGTTGAGGGTCGACGATATCTCTCAATGACAACACGAACGAGCCAATAACAAAGAAACAAATCAAAACCATCCACCCGCCCAGACCTTGGGGATAGGTGTCTATTTCTTCAGCGACGGGCAAAGGCTTATGGGTATAGGTCAGGGGATTTGATGATTCTTCAGCCATCGCCCACCTTAAAGGTCGCGGGGGAAGTTAAGGTAATTTCTACTGTAAAAAATCTGTTTCTTTGATAAAAAAAACGTCAAAAAAATTTGAAAAACCAATGTTAAATAGTTTCTAAACATTGAATTAAATATTGTCAAGGTGATTTTAAGTAAACCCGGTATTCAACTGCCTAATAGGGCTGAAATTATTTTTATATAAATGTAATTAATATTACAGATTATTATTGTGAATGTGCTACTTATATGCGGCGGAGCAATGGGCTATTTATTCCTCCTCACGATAACATATTCCATTGCTTCGCCCTTCCGGTAGAAAAAATTTTTAAGACGTTGCTGAAATCCAGTTATTTTTCTTCTTTTCCAATATTTTAAAGATTATTTTAAGGTAACCTGGTAATCTTCTATTGACAGGTTGCGATAAATTGTTATCCAAATTTGGATATAGTCTTATTGGAGAAAACGTGATGCCAAAGGTAATTTTCATTAATCCAGATAACAGCAAGCTTGAAGTGATTGCCCCGATTGGGTTATCTCTTCTAGAAGTTGCCCACCGTCATAATATAGATTTAGAAGGGGCGTGTGAGGGTTCACTGGCTTGTTCAACCTGCCATGTTATTATTGACCCGACTTGGTTTGAATCATTGCCGGAACCTTCGGAAGACGAAGAAGATATGTTGGATTTAGCTTTTGGCGTAACAAAAACTTCAAGGCTTGGATGCCAAATCCGGTTAACAGAAGAACTGGATGGGATTATTGTCCGCGTTCCGGCAAGCTCCAGAAATTTGCTGAAATAACGATTGGTTACGCAAACCCCTAAAGGCAGTAAAGGCTTGCCACCCAAACATATTCAATTACCGGCCTGGCCTGCTTGGATCAGATCATTTTACGTCAATCGCATGATCGCCCGACCATGGGTAGACCCCATCTGTTTATGGGCCATAACCCAAAAAATCATGCCGTTGTCAAAATTATGGGCCTTGGTTGGCGATCCCAATGGCAGTATTGAACAATTATGGGCGCAAATCCCCCCCTTAAAGCATCGTCCTAATTTTGTAAAAATATATGACCTTTTAAAAGGTTGGCAGAAAGAGGCTGTGGCACAAGAACAGCTTTGGCAAAACATCATGTGGGCTAGCCAGGATTTTTCTGATGAAAAAATATGGGAGGCAAATCAGCATCAGCAGCAAGCCTGGCAACGCTGGATGATCCAAGGGAAAAGAAAATTACTGCCCTATGCCTCAAGCTTGCGATTACCGAAAATCAATTTTCATGTGCCGGATGCGTCCCATCAGCCTATAAAAACGGACGCTATATTCCAGCAGGTCATCAGCTTATCCCAAAAACTACCAGTCATTAATGTTTCCAAGAAATTGCCGACCCAAAAGGGCCAGCAATATTGGCTGACTTTTTCGAATGGGTTGGAAAATGTTTGGGCTAGGGTGTTTGAGCCCCCCTCATCCAAAAACCAAGGAACATTTATTTATTGTCATGGCTGGGGGATGGAAGGGGAATTATCGGGATTGCCGCTGGAGCCGGAAATTGGACATTTGATCAATTGCGGTATTCGAGTCATCCGCTTGGAATCATCGGCGCATGGAAGGCGGTGCCCGCCAGGATATTATGATGGTGAGCGTATCTTTGCCGGTGCGCCACCCGCTTTGGTTGAATTCATGATGCAGCAGGTGCATGAGATTGGGGTTTTGCTGCATTGGTGTAAACTTGAAAATAAAGGTCCGGTGGCTTTGGGCGGCACCAGCTTGGGGGCTTTAAGCAGCCAAACTTACGTCTCTTTAAATAAGCGGTTACAACTTTACCCGCAACCAGATATTTTATATTTGTCGGCTACAGATCCCGATATTTTAGCCCTTGCTGGCGACAGCCAATTATGCATAAAATCCGGCCTATCTGCGGCATTAACGCAAGCAGGATGGTCAAAAGACAAATTAGATGGTTATCAACCGCTTGTCCAAGTGAGCGTTGAACCGCCCATCAACCCTAACCATATTATCATGGTGATGGGAAATAAGGATCAAGTGACCAGTTATCAGCGTGCTAAGGAACTGGCGATCAAGTGGCAAGTGAAAACAAATCATTTATTTGAGCGCCGCCAAGGTCATTTTTCGTTGCAATTGGGGTTGTTAGGGGATCCGGCGCCCATCAATAGCCTTTATCACTTGTTACAACATTTGCGTTGATTTTTGCACCATTTAAAAATCATCAGCCTCAAACATTGATAAAAACATTTACCTATGCCATATATGATGGGGTTTGGCATAAAATAAGGAATAACTTGGACGTGCGGATTGCAGATATAGGTCATCTTGATTTGGATTTACCGAAAGCTCCCTCAAAAACGCGGGTGGTGGTGGCGATGTCGGGTGGGGTCGATAGCTCGGTGACCGCTGGAATATTATCCCAAATGGGATATGATGTCATCGGGATCACGCTGCAGCTTTATGATCATGGGGTGGCGGTTGACCGCAAAGGCGCTTGTTGTGCAGGCCAAGATATCCACGATGCCCGGCGGGTGGCCGATCAATTGGGAATTCCCCATTACGTGTTGGATTATGAAGAAAAATTTCGGCAATCCGTCATCAATAATTTTGCGGACAGTTATTTACAGGGGGAAACCCCCATTCCTTGCGTCCAATGCAACCGTCAGGTGAAGTTTAAAGATTTATTGGGAATGGCCAAAGATTTAGGGGCGGAAGCTTTAGCAACCGGGCATTATGCCCGGCGGTTGCCAGGGCAGGGCGGGGCGGGCCTTTACCGCTCGCATGATTTGGATCGGGATCAAAGTTATTTTTTGTTTGCTACCACCCAAGCGCAATTAGATTTTTTGCGTTTCCCCTTGGGCGGCATTCCTAAATCCGTTACCCGCCAGATGGCTAAGGATATGGGGCTTGAGGTTGCAGCAAAACCGGACAGCCAAGATATTTGTTTCGTCCCGACCGGTAATTACAGTAAAATCGTTGAAAAATTACGTCCGGGTGCTATCACAGCCGGGGACATTATCCATACGGATGGGCGGGTTTTAGGTAAACATGAAGGGATTATACATTTTACCGTCGGCCAACGCCGTGGCATCGGCATTGCTTTGGGTGATGGCGAGCCTTTATATGTTATTAAATTAATCCCGGAAAAAGCCCAAGTAGTGGTGGGGCCAAAATCGGCCTTGGCTGTCCCTGAAATTTTGTTACGGGATATTAATTGGTTAGGGGGCCCATTCGCTGGGTATGAAGGGCGCAGCCTTACGGTGAAGGTACGTTCGGCCAGCCAACCGATTGCCGCCACTTTATATACGCAGGATGGGCAAACCGGCCGGATTGTTTTCGATGAAGCCCAATTAGGGGTTTCCCCCGGCCAGGCTTGTGTTTTTTATGAAGGTGAGCGGGTGTTAGGGGGCGGATGGATTACCCGCCAGCATGTTTCCTAGTTTTTGCTAAAGCATGATTTGGCTGCTTCCTATTTGGGCGAATAAAAATATTTTACGAAAACAGTTGCATATTTGGCTGCTTTTTTTTATTTGTGTATAGGTTGATCAATCAGCAATAGCATAAAATGGTTGTTTCAAATGCGGGCGTGGAGAAACTGGTAGACTCACAAGACTTAAAATCTTGTGCCGAATAGGCGTGCGGGTCCGAGTCCCGCCGCCCGCACCACTTAATAAAAGCAAGTCATTTTATCTTAAGTTATTTTGCAAATCCCTTTTCATTCTACCTTGAGCTGAAAAAAAATGATAAAAATGGCCAAGCTTTTTTCTTATAATAACCTGCAATTTGGAGAAGACCAATTA encodes the following:
- a CDS encoding DMT family transporter — encoded protein: MSQSSLRYRTFLAIFLMVAGVFLSSTGSALIKLTSDNYPISQILLFRMLIGLLPIILFSQIIQKQSFYRTRHLKLQLIRGIIGFFAMGCFFISLKLLPLAEGIALILAGTIFIPILAFVFLKEKINRQYWLAILFGFAGVLLITRPGADLFNPVSLIALTSAILFAVSITMIRYLGKRDNLGSTTFYFTVVCLVGASLTIPWQWLQPESFLVRQDIIGWQALPFRDLAVICLIGLIGGIAQLMMTQAFRLTSPVILAPFDYMEIVFSGMLGYFFWQEIPDYYLVGGAGIIIGSGLYIIYQEHKIHAK
- a CDS encoding alpha/beta hydrolase; protein product: MPDVIINGPAGRIEARYLPSSQPDAGVALILHPHPLHGGTMNNKVVYTLYNTFSKQGFSVLRFNFRGIGRSQGQFDNGEGELSDAAAALDWLQNYNPNAKSCWIAGFSFGAWIAMQLLMRRPEIESFVAVGLPANMYDFSFLAPCPTSGFIVHGQNDAVVPHEAVEKLLKKLSHQRGINLQYHLMANADHFFNQHLDPLSQKIEEYLTNFSKIAKTVSVTSRRRQHLNQGNIDKLITEMDDDDGQD
- the cysE gene encoding serine O-acetyltransferase, with product MLARNDRGKIVAIVEYKRRIVKKIIQQIDSMKLRDPAARSRWEIVFSYPGFHILFFYRTASCLWHHRLYFLARWVSHWGRWCTGIEIHPAAKIGKRLFIDHGMGVVIGETAEIEDDVTLYHAVTLGGVAPAVNALSQINRKRHPTLKNGVIIGAGAQILGPITIGRNARVGANAVVLHDVPEDTTVSGIPARALHKPHHAANKFAAYGISDHHIPDPILHILENQQQEILELKKKMDMFMTVKDR
- a CDS encoding cysteine desulfurase, which translates into the protein MKRIYFDHNAMSPIRPQVLTAMMKILAQVGNPSSVHWYGRKAHNGLEEARETIAQLFKVTASRCLFTASCTEANNMVLLGSGCQQIAISATEHESVKAVVSSAHVIPVDQQGVTDLNYLEQFLKKQLAKTLVSVMMANSETGVIQPIDDIAALCQRFNALLHTDATQAIGRLPLSNQKIDFLTFSSHKIGGPVGCGAIITGSGEEVAPLIKGGGQERGRRGGTENVAAVTGFSVAASQAFAEQAELYIRLKQWRDEIEEYLLQSNAEILIHGKGADRIPNTSCFSMPHITGMQQLMKLDLAGIAVSSGSACSSGKVKESAVLKAMGVPQAHVGGAVRLSFGWDTTHREISDFISIWERLYPRI
- a CDS encoding aminotransferase class V-fold PLP-dependent enzyme, translating into MEQQVLYFDYQASTPTDPRVVEKMLPWFSRYFANPHAIDHQPGQFAQQAIENARQQIAGLIGAEPREIIFTSGATESNNLAILGGMRGMGGRKRHLITWVTEHKCVLESARQLEKEGFQVTFLPVQADGLVHLQDLKQAIQPDTGMISLMMVNNEIGVIQDVDKIGQICRQQGILFHCDAAQAVGKLEISVNPMNIDLLSISGHKIYGPKGIGALYIRHRPRVRLQPLFYGGGQERGLRSGTLPTPLCVGLGAACEIAQQEMRQDTKHIKSLQQQLWRELQNVFPSIRLNGHEQQRYAGNLNVCFTHLAGKKVLNMLPQLAVSSGSACSASDIEPSYVLQALGLPKDLAQASIRFSLGRFSRTEDIQQAIDYLQNKLL
- a CDS encoding DUF2569 family protein, with translation MAEESSNPLTYTHKPLPVAEEIDTYPQGLGGWMVLICFFVIGSFVLSLRDIVDPQPGFGFNNLRLLMHSEDPALTQLFYLVLIYQIMAVIYIIFAGFLIVLLFTKNKKFPALYTFFLITETIWSLGVYFWGVSMVEISLWKDIDIYSMLGIVLLVLIMMLPIACIVVYLRRSRRVKATFINSW
- a CDS encoding ferredoxin family 2Fe-2S iron-sulfur cluster binding protein, which encodes MPKVIFINPDNSKLEVIAPIGLSLLEVAHRHNIDLEGACEGSLACSTCHVIIDPTWFESLPEPSEDEEDMLDLAFGVTKTSRLGCQIRLTEELDGIIVRVPASSRNLLK
- the mnmA gene encoding tRNA 2-thiouridine(34) synthase MnmA, with protein sequence MSGGVDSSVTAGILSQMGYDVIGITLQLYDHGVAVDRKGACCAGQDIHDARRVADQLGIPHYVLDYEEKFRQSVINNFADSYLQGETPIPCVQCNRQVKFKDLLGMAKDLGAEALATGHYARRLPGQGGAGLYRSHDLDRDQSYFLFATTQAQLDFLRFPLGGIPKSVTRQMAKDMGLEVAAKPDSQDICFVPTGNYSKIVEKLRPGAITAGDIIHTDGRVLGKHEGIIHFTVGQRRGIGIALGDGEPLYVIKLIPEKAQVVVGPKSALAVPEILLRDINWLGGPFAGYEGRSLTVKVRSASQPIAATLYTQDGQTGRIVFDEAQLGVSPGQACVFYEGERVLGGGWITRQHVS